The Canis lupus baileyi chromosome 26, mCanLup2.hap1, whole genome shotgun sequence DNA window GATGGAATTACCAACAGCTATTATTCATTGAGTGCTTGCTTCATTGAAGGGACTTGTTCCAAGCACTCTACACATGTTGACTTCTCCCCCATGGAGCCAGATGTACCAGGAACAGACTCTAGTTCCACCACATCTAATCATAGTTCCTCTGGGGTTCAATGTCCCCACACATGAAAGGGGGTGACCACATCATCCACTCTTCCAACTGAGTGTGTGTGGGGATAGGGGAGCCAAGCTGGAGAAGGTGAAGGAAAGACTAGGAGGTAGAAAAGCAGGCATCAAAGCTCTCTGAAGTGTCTGGCAGTAAAGAGATCAAGGGAAGATAGAGGTCGAGGATTTTCTTTACAGAAGAGAAATTGACTCATGGTTGATTCACCTtggtgggaagggagagatggagaaggaaggtAGAATCATTACTAGAGTGGGGGCTGAAGAAAGTGGGgatggggcaggtgggcaggcaggagCAGCTGTGGGCAGGTGGGGATTCTCTGGAAGAGTGGGATGAGCATCACTGAAGGATAGTTGGGGAGATATATGGAGTCTAAGGGCCAGAGAAGGCCTGAAGGATCtcggagggaagaaaaaagaagagagagggttgATCAGATGCCCACCGAGGCTGAGCATAAGGTAGGGCCACTTGGGGAGGTGGAGGTCACTGCACTTCCCTGGCTCCCACCTCCTCCTTGGTGGGATGCACTTCCCTGGCTCCCACCTCCTCCTCATTGGTGTCTCCTGaatcctccctcctgcccctccctagACCTGTAGACCCAGCCACCTATCACATGCCCCACAAGGAACGGCAACTCTCCCCATTCCTGCTCCTCCGGGGTGCTTCCCACACTCCCACTTCCCACAGCTCTGACATTGCCAAGGCTCCTTCTTGCCCTCCACCTTTTTCCCTCTAGCCCAGGGTTTTTCTGACCTGGGCAACACAcagtgactcttgtcccttcccTAGGATACATTTGGGTGCTTCTGCAGTGCCCTGTGCCTCACTCACTGAGCAATTCAATCAGCATTCAGGGAGGAGGGCTGGAGGACATCCTGGAAGAATTAGGTGGGCAGAATTAGGTGACTCCTACAACACCCCCTCCCAGCAGGCTGCTGGCCCCAGGATACACAGAAACCCACTATAATCCAGATGGGCAGCCAGTGGTGCTGGTCCCCAACCACACGGTGAGATACTTTCATGGGCTCTGAGGACAGGGTAAGAGGTGCTGGGGAGTGAACTTCCTGAAGACCTTTCTACCATTCCTTTCCCATTCTCCTCCTGTTCTTAAGAGAGGCAGGAGCCAGCCCCCCCACCATGCCCTCTCTCTGGCCCCTCCCAGTTCAGCCCTGGCTGAGCTTTGGGGCTGGGTCCCTTGCTCTCCAGGACCACTGCCACTACCATGGGCACGTGAGGGGCTTCCCTGACTCCTGGGTAGTCTTCAGCACCTGCTCTGGGATGAGGTGAGaagttctgggggagggggctggaccTGGGGCTGGAGAGACAGTGCCCTCACACCCTCCTCTGCACTCCTCTGCACCCCAGAGGCCTGATTACACTGGGCTGCAATGCCAGTTATTATGTGCATCCATGGTCAGCTGGAGACTCTGAGGACTTCATCACTCACAAGATGTTCCAGACCCAGCAGCTGCTTAGCTGGAAAAGGGCCTGTGGCCACAGGGATGCCAGGAACAAAGGGGATATGGCCAGCCTTTCTCGTGCCACTCAGATCAAGGTCAGGGGCACAGATAGGGGGTGGGAATGGGAATGCAGTATCCATAGCCCCCCAAATTGGAAGAGAGAGGAATACACAGTCCCAGTTCAGGGCCTCTGatcctgatatttttatttggagGCTGAAGAAACACattctagaaatttttaaagttagCTTTGTGCTTCCTGGGAATTGGGGTTAGTGGTCAGGACTCAAGCCCAGCAGCCTGCCACTGAGGGTCACCCTTGCCTCTCCCCAGGAGAGGCGGGAGGTCCGCAAGAGCCCAAAGTTCCTGGAGTTGTACATAGTGGCTGACCACACACTGGTGAGCCAGCGGCCCCAGGGGGTTGGCGGTGGGATGGGGCTAGTGCAGCCTGTCACACCCTCTTATGTCTGTCTGCCTTTCCAGTTCTTAACCCAGCACCGGAACTTGAACCACACCAAACAGCGCCTCCTGGAGGTGGCCAACTATGTGGACCAGGTTGGGGTGGGCAGGAAGAGAGCCCTAATGGGGGTGACTCTGACATGGGCTGGCAAGTCCTAGCGGGATGTGGGAGGCGTGGGCATGAGGACAGGGAtgggagcagagaagagagggCACTACCACGGAGGCGGACGGCACGGTGGCACGTCTTGTCCTCCCCCATGTCCCGTCCACAGATTCTCAGGACTCTGGACATTCAGGTGGCACTGACCGGCCTGGAAGTGTGGACGGAGCAGGACCAGAGCCGCGTCTCGCCGGACGCGAACGCCACGCTCTGGGCCTTCCTGCAGTGGCGCCGGGGGCTGTGGGCACGGCGGCCACACGACTCCGCGCAGTTGCTCACGTGGGTGCCTCCGAGCCCACGCGGGGCCCCCGCCTGGCTGCCCAGAATCCTGGCCCGCCGGGTCACGCTGCATCCCGTCTGCAGGGGCCGCGCCTTCCGGGGCGCCACCGTGGGCCTGGCGCCCATCGAGGGCATGTGTCGCGCCGAGAGCTCGGGAGGCGTGAGCACGGTGAGCTCCAGCCGGACAGGAGGGGGATGaagcggccccgcggccccgcagtGACCATCCCCACTCCCTCCCAGGACCACTCAGAGCTCCCCATTGGCGCAGCAGCCACCATGGCCCACGAGATAGGTCACAGCCTTGGCCTCAGCCACGACCCTGAGGGCTGCTGCGTGGAGGCGGCGGCTGAGCAAGGCGGCTGCGTCATGGCTGCGGCCACCGGGTACCAAGGACGCCGCGgcggtcggggtggggggtgggggaggctcgCTGGCCCCGGGGCCTTCCTCGGGGGCCTTTCTTTGGGAGAAACGCTCATCCCTCCATTTCGTCTTCCCTAAGACGAGGATAGGATCATATCCCCCTCGAGAGTGCTTTATAATGCTTAGAAGGAGGAAACTCGGAAAAAGTGGATTCCCAAAAGTATACGGGTTACTTCCAGAACATTCTAGCGAGGATTCTCCAACCCCGGGAGTCACCGCTCCCAGGTCGCGATTCGCCCTCCTGGGCAGCCTGGTCCTGGCGTCACACCCTCCCACCGCCGGCTCGCCCCGGGACTTTGCGCAGGTCACTTGCCCTCTTTGGGCCCTGCCTCGAGGGGATCGGGGCCGCCTGTCGCTTAGGCGGTGTCCGCGCATCCAGGGGCTGGGTGGCCGAGCACAGCGGGTAGTGGTGGGAGGGGGCCGGGGTGAGGTGGCGGTCCCCGCACGCCCGACGCCCTTGCCCCCTCGTAGGCACCCGTTCCCGCGCGTCTTCAGCGCCTGCAGCCGACGCCAGCTGCGCGCCTTCTTCCGCAAGGGGGGCGGTGCGTGCCTTTCCAACGCGCCGGACTCCAGGCTCCTAGTGCCTCGGGCGCGCTGCGGGAACGGCCTCGTGGAGGAGGGCGAGGAGTGTGACTGCGGCGCCAGCCAGGTCGGGTCCGGGCCCGAGGTtggcgccccgcccgccccctccccctccccctctccccgaGGTGTGGGGCGCGGCGTCCTCACCTGGTCCCACAACCCCTTTTCGGCTCCAGGAATGCCAGGACGCCTGCTGCCTCGCGCACAACTGCTCGCTGCGCGCGGGGGCCCAGTGCAGCCACGGGGACTGCTGCGCGCGCTGCCTGGTGAGGGCGTGGGAGGCTGGGGTGAGGTTAGGGGGCGCTCGCGAGCAGGCCTGTCGGCCTTGGCTGAGGGGCGCGCTCGGGGTCCCGGGCGAGTGCGGGCTCTGCTCCGCCCCGGGGGCGTCGGCCTCCCGCCTGGCCCTCCGGCTTCTGAACCGCGCTACCGGGGTGGATCTCTCCCTGTCCATTGTCTCTGTGCCTCGGCCACCCTCCCTCCACCCGGTCACCTGCATAGCTGAAGCCGGCCGGCGTGCCGTGCCGCCGAGCTGTGGGCGACTGTGACCTCCCAGAGTTCTGCACCGGCGCCTCCCCATACTGCCCCCCGGACATTTACCTATTGGACGGCTCGCCCTGTGCCAGCGGCCGGGGCTACTGCTGGGATGGCGCGTGTCCTACACTCGAGGAGCAGTGCCAGCAGCTCTGGGGGCCTGGTGAGACTACCGGGAACACCCGCACCATCCTGGGATCTGCGCTGTTTTCTACTctagagaagggggggggggactgaaGCCAGCGCGGTGTCGCCCATGCTTCCTCAGGctccagcccagccccagagctCTGTTTCCAGATCGTGAACTCGGCGGGAGACGCCCACGGGAACTGTGGCCAGGACGGCAAGGGTGGCTTCGTACCTTGTGCGCCgaggtggggagtggaggggagggagaggaagctgGGTAGGTTAGGGCAAAGATACTTCTCGCTGTTTGATCACCCTGCACTCTCCTCCCCAGAGATGCGCAGTGCGGGAAGCTGCAGTGCCTGGGAGGGGAGCAGCACCCACTCCCACCACACACGGTGCCCGTGGACTCCTCTGTTGGGCTAGGCAGGGAGGAGGTGACCTGTAGGGGAGTGTTCTTGCTGCCCGGCGTCCAGCTGGACCTGCTGGACTTGGGCCTGGTagagccaggcaccccatgtggACCTAGAATGGTGAGCCCTGCACATCAGGCCCTCTCTAATGCTTGAGACCTCCAGGCCTAAACATCACTCCCCTCACTGCCCAGTGCACACACTGCCCATAGGTGTGCCAGAACAGGCGCTGCCAAAACACTACCTTCTTGGAGCTGGAGCAATGCCTAACAACCTGCCATGGTCATGGGGTGAGTGGCCAGAAAAGTGATTCGGGGGGTGGCCTTGAGGTTCCTTATCCCACGggatcctccttctccttccctgtaGGTTTGCAACAGTAACAAGAACTGCCACTGTGCTCCGGGCTGGGCTCCGCCCTCCTGTGACAAGCCAGGATTTGGTGGCAGTGTGGACAGTGGTCCTATGCAGCCTGAAAGTATGTCCATGGGGCACAAGTGGGGAGGGACTGGGGTGGTGTACCTGCTAAGGACTCAGCCTTACCCCATTGTCCGCAGACCACAAGACCTTCCTGCTGGGGGTAATCCTTAGCTTCCTGCTGCCTCTACTCCCAGGGGCTGGCCTGGCCTGGTGCTGCTGCCGGCAGCCCAGATCCGGTCTCCAGCAATGCCTCTGGGGCTTGAGGAGGGATCCCTCCTGTAGCAGGTATGCTCTGAGCCCACTCCTGTGGTTCCTGCTCTGCAGAGCTCTGCTGGGcctgggggggctggggtggggtcctCAGCCTTGTGCCCAGCTGCACAGAGGTGGGTAGAGGCAGTGGAAAGGAGCTTTGAGCAGGCTACCGTGGCCTCCCAGTGGATCCGATGGTACAGATCCCCGTGGGGCCTTCAACCCCTCCCCTTGACTGTGGTTCAGCCCCTCTTGTccacctcttctttttctcctgccaGGGGGCTGCCTCACCCTAGACTGCCATTGACCTACCAGTTCATCGTGCACTTCTCGCTCCACTGTGCCCTTCAAGACTTTCCTAGCCTCTCATGACTCTAGCCCTTTCCTACTTCCTCTGCCTAAATCTCTTCTGTACACCTTTCAAGTCCCTAAATGCCCAGCACCTCCTTCCACTCCGTACCGCTGCTTAGGGATCGCTGGCTGCCCTTGTGCCAAGGGCCTGCCCCTTATCCAGTTCTCTGTGAGCCGGCAGGAGGGTCACATAATACCTAAGCATGGCTGCTCTACGCCTGCCCCTTCACTGGGGTGTTGGGCAAGGGAGGCATCCTATGGCACAGCTGACACAGCCTGGCCTTAGGGGTTCTCCAGACAAGCTGCGGGAGAGGACAGGGTTTGGGCTGGAGATTGGGCAGAGGGCATCCCAGAGAGGGGCATGTCACCAGCTGGGTCCCAGGTTCCAAGAGGGCTTTGACATGATGAGCAGTGATTGCAGGCGTGTGGGGGAGGAACAGGGTAGTCAGAATCTACTGTGTCAGCATAAAGGGGCTTAAGAGGCTGGGCAGGGTCGGGGGCAACCGCACACCATCACTACGGCAGAGTGTCTCGAGGACAGTAGAGACTGTTTCAAGAAATAGCAAGGGAAGTGGTGAGGCACTGGGACGAGGGCAGCTAAGTATGGCTGGGAGTCATCCAGGGCAGCAGGGGCCCCCAGTGGCAAGGGGCACAGGTACAGCTGCTACTGGGGAGGAGGTCCACCCATCTTTGGAACCTGAGTGATGCCACTCTCTGGGGGGTGCCAGGATGCTGGGGTGATGGGAGAGCTTGAGAGAAATGTCAGGGCCAGAGAGAAGTGCCTGTGGATCTGGGAGGGCAGGAGTTGGAACTGGAGCCTGGAACCCAGGGGTCTCTCTCCCAGGAGGGAGCAGGAAGGGAACTGAAGGGAGTGACATGGAAGGGTAGAGGCTCATCCATGGCAGAACTCGGGCTGGTACGCCTGCTCAGGACCGCTGTTCCAATCTCCTGTCTTCTTGCCCTGCTGCTCAGGCCCAAAGATGGCCCAAATAGGGACCGCCCCTCCAGCAGCATTCACCCCATGGAGCTGGGCCCAGCAGCCACTGGAGAGCCCCAGCCTCTGGGTGAGTGAGGCAcagggggagatggggagggaagtGAAGGATGGGCTCTTGCCTTCTACCTCCTTCCAGATGGGCCCCCCTCCTTTCCATTCAGCACCCAGGTACCTTGAGGCCCCgagccccaccctgccccaccctgccccagggacTCCTGCCGATGGTCACAATATTTGTCCCCCACCCATTGCTTCAGACCTGGAGAACTCTGCCAGAGCCCAGGAGCCACCTTGAGAAGCCTCTGCCTTGCTGCTCTGCCTGCAACCACAAGGTAGGTGgggccctccccacctcacccacccacctctgTGATGGATGTCCTCTTGTCTTATCTCCCATCCCCTACTCTGAGGTTTCTGAGCTTGGGTTATTATGCAAATGAGATATGACCTGTGGAAAAGCTGTTGTCACAGAGACCAGATGCTGGAAGCCCccagggtgggagagagaaaagttGTATCTCTTTCTGGGTCACTGGCCCTCACTGAGGGAAGAAAGAGGGTCCCAGGACTCAGGGTGACCCCTCCTCTTCATTTTCAGCAGGTCAGGTCCAGAAGCCAAGATCCTGTCTCTGGTGAGAGGAAGCTCCTGAGATGAGGATGCTTATAGCCAGTCGCCTACTGACAGCCTATCCAGGGACTTGGTCTCCCAGGGGCACAGTCAGAGAGTCAGACCTCCTGCACTCTTGCAGCCTGCAAATTTCTGCCCTGCGTTGAGCTTACCCTATCTACTCCAGGACCCCAGAGCCTTAGCAGAAGGTGCCAATGCTATCCCCATTCCTTAGGACTAGGGGATCCAGCCCAAGAATCTATCAGTCCCAGAAACAAAGGTCATGTAGTCACTGACCTCCTATCACCAGGGGAGGCTAGGTCATGCTGGGCATCAGGAGAGGCCTCTGTCCAGAGAGGCTGGGTGTCTCTGCTACATGTGCTTTATATAGACCCAGCTCTGTAGAGGCCAGGGACTATTGGACCAGAAGCCTGGGCTCTGGGGGCCCTACATTTCAGACTCAGTCcacttccctggagcctggcctctgcaaaaaaaaaaaaaaaaaaaaaaaaaaaaaaatcaaaatccttgggactcccctccctcccctttcctgcTTTGGTTTGTCCCTTGGACACTTCTTCACCATCACCCCTGTTCTTGGTCCTCCACTGGAGACTTTAGAGGAGTGTTGGGTCTGCTGTAGCCCCCTCACTCTGGACACTACTCAGCCTCTCCTCCCTTTCTTGGGAGGAGGCAGAAGGAGCTGTTTTAAAAAGGACACCAAAATAGAAGCCTCTGTGAGTCTTTTCTCTATACAGATTCAACCCCATGGGGTTCCCTGAAAGTCCCAGGGGTGGTAGTTGGTGGGTGGAGCCTCAGATGGCAGCCAGGCCCCCTGACGTACCTGGGCATAGGATGGTGTTACTTAGCTTGAATGATCCCTTTGCTCCATGTCTAATGCCTCCCTTGGAGATTCTCAGAAGCCACTCATTCTCTTCTGTGCTTCATGAAAGAATTGCTGGGTGACCTTCTGTATTGGTCAGCTGTTGCTATATAACAAAACCACTCCCAAAACATAGTAGCTTAAGACAACTAATTCTGTGAATTAGCAAATTAGGTTTAACTCAACACGGGGTTCAGTTGGGCTCATATGTTTGCAATCAGCTGCCGGTTGGTTGGGCAGTTCTGCTTCTGGGTTTGGCCAGCTGTTGGGTAGACTGATAAGGATGAATGGGCTATGCAGTCATTTTTCCAACAGACTAGCCCAGACTAGGGTTCGAGAGAGGGGGACCAGGATTAGGGTAAGGTAAGTGATACACTTAGCttgagcacacacacaaaaaaggcaaTCAAGATGAgagatattttaatgtaaaatttttaaaagcaaaattaatgcCAAAATCAATGATGAACAAAACATCAGAGTTTTAACTGAAGACCAGATCAGTGATTGTGTCATGCCGAGCCACACTGGAAcctgaagcagaaggagaaattcGTAAGAGTGATCCTGTCTCACCCCAATCCCAGCCCTGCCAAAAAGTCAGTGGAAGCTTGCAAGGCCTCTGGAAGATTCTACAACTGGCACATTTTACTTCCATAATACCCTATTGGCACAAGCAAGTCACAGGGCCAGCTCAAGCTCTAGGGACTGGGAGAGAAACTCTCTTGATGGGAAGAGCAGCAGAATCATGTTTCAGAGGGCCTGAACACTTGGGGGAATTCTTACAACCCACCATTCCTGCCACTGGCTGCAGAGAAGAGGCAGCTCCAGGCTTGGGCTGGCTTCCACTC harbors:
- the ADAM33 gene encoding disintegrin and metalloproteinase domain-containing protein 33: MQLLLADCLPELASKCKRHDMCRKLSCTQEICAPSCSVWLTSSVHMTNTLLGMQYGPGLPPPPAPARPWAASPLPGPSPQRGGPPAPLRDAGTGAGGHRHADASPRRRGTCPSPSRVPAPRPRHLPPGPGRAPLSRTGGQAGQRSSPETAEGGAPCADPSSRGGPPALVSPAPRGPQRLLRGAPPQPHSTPAPPPRGEGAETYRRPARAGPRGAARMQRGLPPLTAAAAPRGRTRSGGRAAGLRAGRRWGVGRRRAGGSGCGSAGSQPGRSRSRARPRGGRGAHSCGPGPPRARGSRAWLLLLLFLRLPLPLRGAQAVQGNNPGEPVTLHWILDGQIRSKVTWEEPVSKLDTGLVAVEAKGQELLLELEKNHRLLAPGYTETHYNPDGQPVVLVPNHTDHCHYHGHVRGFPDSWVVFSTCSGMRGLITLGCNASYYVHPWSAGDSEDFITHKMFQTQQLLSWKRACGHRDARNKGDMASLSRATQIKERREVRKSPKFLELYIVADHTLFLTQHRNLNHTKQRLLEVANYVDQILRTLDIQVALTGLEVWTEQDQSRVSPDANATLWAFLQWRRGLWARRPHDSAQLLTGRAFRGATVGLAPIEGMCRAESSGGVSTDHSELPIGAAATMAHEIGHSLGLSHDPEGCCVEAAAEQGGCVMAAATGHPFPRVFSACSRRQLRAFFRKGGGACLSNAPDSRLLVPRARCGNGLVEEGEECDCGASQECQDACCLAHNCSLRAGAQCSHGDCCARCLLKPAGVPCRRAVGDCDLPEFCTGASPYCPPDIYLLDGSPCASGRGYCWDGACPTLEEQCQQLWGPGSSPAPELCFQIVNSAGDAHGNCGQDGKGGFVPCAPRDAQCGKLQCLGGEQHPLPPHTVPVDSSVGLGREEVTCRGVFLLPGVQLDLLDLGLVEPGTPCGPRMVCQNRRCQNTTFLELEQCLTTCHGHGVCNSNKNCHCAPGWAPPSCDKPGFGGSVDSGPMQPENHKTFLLGVILSFLLPLLPGAGLAWCCCRQPRSGLQQCLWGLRRDPSCSRPKDGPNRDRPSSSIHPMELGPAATGEPQPLDLENSARAQEPP